The DNA window GCGTGGAGCTCATCGAAGGAGAACTCGTCACCATGAGCCCCATCGGAAGCCGACACGCCGGCGTGGTGGATCGGCTGAATCATCTCTTCTCTCGACGCACCGGCGAGGGGATCATCGTGCGGGTCCAGAACCCGCTCCGGCTCAGCCCGCACTCCGAGCCGCAGCCGGATGTGGCGCTGCTCCGCTATCGCCCCGATTTCTACGCCTCCGCCCAC is part of the Thermoflexus hugenholtzii JAD2 genome and encodes:
- a CDS encoding Uma2 family endonuclease, which encodes VELIEGELVTMSPIGSRHAGVVDRLNHLFSRRTGEGIIVRVQNPLRLSPHSEPQPDVALLRYRPDFYASAH